In the Bacillus amyloliquefaciens DSM 7 = ATCC 23350 genome, CAAATTACGCGAATGCGTCAGCGCTTTTATACCATTCCTTACATGAAGTCAACTGGGCGGGGTTTTACTTTGCTAAAGAGGGCGAGCTTGTGCTCGGACCGTTTCAAGGGCTTCCTGCCTGTGTGCGCATTCCGTTCGGCAAAGGCGTATGCGGCACTGCCTACTCTAATGGCGCAGTGCAGCGGATTGCCGATGTGCATGCGTTCCCGGGACATATCGCCTGTGACGCGGCTTCCCAGTCAGAAATCGTTCTTCCGATCCGCGTAAACGGTGAAGTGATCGGTGTGCTGGACATTGACAGCCCCGTGAAAAACCGTTTTGATGAAACAGACGAATCCTATTTAGCACAGTTTGTTGAAACGCTTGAAAAACGATTAGGATAAAAAAAAGGAGTTCGGCCCGCGGGCCGGCTCCTTTTTTACGTCGCCGTGCTGTTTTGATGGATGATCAGCCGGTTTTTACCGTTCCGTTTGGCGGTATAAAGCGCCTCATCCGCTTGCTGAACGAGCATTTTCAACGGCATCGGGTCAGTCTTTGACCAGCAGGAAACACCGCAGGAAATCGTCACGCGCGGTTCGGTGTTTTCCCGGATGGCGCGGACCAGCCTTCTGGCGATGCGTTCCCCGGATGATACGTTGATATTCGGCAGATAGACAGCCAGCTCCTCGCCTCCCCATCTCGCAGCGACATCGTGCTCCCGGATATGGTTTTTCATAACGGAGGCCACCTGTATCAGGATCGAATCCCCCGTTTGATGACCGTATGTATCATTAATGTTTTTGAAATTATCGATATCAACGAGGATGAATACACCCCGTTTATGAATTTTCATGCTGTATTGAATTTTCTCATCCAAATAGGTTCTTGAATACAGCTCCGTCAGCTGGTCTGTCTGAACAAGATGCTCAAGCCTGTCGCGCAGCATGGAGTTCGTGACCGCCAATGTCGCATGGTGAATGAGCGCCTGAAAAAGCTTATACATTTCAAACGTAAAAGCGTATAAATCCTTTTTCAATAAAATCGCGAATCCGAAGACGGTGTCATTTTCGATCATCGGCACCGCCATCAGCGAACCGTAGCCATTTTCGCCGAATACAGTCTTTCCGCTGCCGATAAACACACCTTTTTCTCC is a window encoding:
- a CDS encoding GAF domain-containing protein: MFHVEKQSGDKEKSYQLLLKQLEAMTEDETDAIANYANASALLYHSLHEVNWAGFYFAKEGELVLGPFQGLPACVRIPFGKGVCGTAYSNGAVQRIADVHAFPGHIACDAASQSEIVLPIRVNGEVIGVLDIDSPVKNRFDETDESYLAQFVETLEKRLG